The sequence TCTCCTCGACGCGACGCCCCCACAGCCCCATGGATTGCGCCAGCAGCGAGAAGTCGGGGTTCTCAAGTTCGGTATAGCTATCCAGAATGCCATCCACCTTCTGCTCGAGCTCCACGAAGCCAAGTGTGCTGTTGTTGAAGATGACGATCTTGAGCGGGATCTTCTCCTGCTTGAGGGTCAGCAGGTCCCCCATCAGCATGGCAAGGCCGCCATCGCCACACATGGCGATCACTTGACGCTGCGGGTAGGCCTTCTGGATGCCGATGGCCTGAGGATAGGCGTTTGCCATGGTGCCATGCATCAGACTCGGCAGCGTGCGGCGCTTGCCGTTGGCCCGAATGTGGCGCAGGCACCACACCATGGGGCTACCGCCATCGGCAGTGAACACGGCGTCCTGGCTTGCATAACGGTCCAGCGACAGAGTCAGTTCCTGCGGGTGAATCAGGTGGTCATCATCAGATGTGACGGCGGCTTCATCGCGAGCCTCGAGATACTTCTTGCGGCAGCTGTCGAGCCAGCCACGATCATCACGCGGGTCCACCCTTGTCAGTAGCGCCGCGCAGGTGTCCTTGGCGCTGCCAACCACACCGAAGTCCACCGGATGACGCAGCCCAATCTTGCCGGGGTCGATATCGACCTGAATCACCGTCGCCTTGTCCGGATAGAACTGGGTCCAGGCGAAGCTGCAACCGAGCAGCAGCAAGGTGTCACAATCCGCGACGGCCTCGTAGCCGCCCTGCAGCCCGAATACGCCGGTCATGCCGACTTCGAGCTCGTTATCGGGCTCGATGAAGTCCTTGGCACGCGACGTCCAGGCTATTGGCGCCTTGAGTCGTCGTGCCAGCGCCAGCACTTCCTCCTGCGCATGCTGACAGCCGATGCCGGCATAGATCGAGACCTTGCCCGGCGCATTCAGCGCCTCGGCCACGGCGGCCAGCTCCTGCTCGCCGGGACGAATCACCGGCGTAAAGCGATGGGCACGCCACGGCAGCGAGCCCTTGGGCTTCTGGGTGAACAGATCCCCCGGGACGATCAGCACCGCGACCCCGCCTTCCGCCAGCGCCTTCTGCGCCGCGATGGCGACCATGCGGCGGGCATTCTCGGGGTTGGTCAGGTACTCGCAGAACACGCAGTACTGGGAATAGAGCGCCTTTTGATCGACATCCTGCGGGAAGCCGACGCCCATCTCGCTGGTATCGATCTGCGAGGCAATGAACACCACCGGCGCGCCATTGCGATGTGATTCGATCAGGCCATTCAGAAAGTGCGTGCTGCCCGGCCCACAGGTACCGGCACAGCAGGAAAGCTCGCCACTGATAAAGGACTCGCCCCCTGCCGCGAAACCGGCCACCTCCTCGTGCCGCACATGCACCCACTCCATCTCGGAGCGCCGAATGGCGTCGGTGAAGTGGTTGATGGTGTCACCCACGATGCCGTAGCAACGCTTGGCGCCGGCCTCAAGCAGTGAGTCGACGATGATCTCGGAGACGGATGCTGACGAAGATGTAGTTAGTGCCATGTAGGTGCTTTCCTTTTCCGGTGAACTTTCGGGTCAGGATGAGCAATGCATTCACTCATTCGAATAAACAGTGAACATGACCTTGGGTCCAAGCCGCGGATAACAATGGCCAGCCTCGAAACTCACGTTGGCACACCGCGTTGCGCCAAGCGTACGATGAGGCCATACACCCTGGAGGCTTGAGGAGAACACCATGCAGCAAGCAGCGGGAAGCAGTGGCTCAATCAGCCTCAACCCCGACAGCAAACGCACGTCCATGGGCGAGCTGCTGGGTGTCGAGCTGCCGATCATCCAGGCCCCGATGGCCGGGGTCACGACTCCACAGTTGGCGGCCGCTGTCTGCAATGCCGGTGGACTGGGCTCGCTGGGAGCAGGAGCCACTGATGCAGCAGGCGCACGCCGCATGATCCAAGAGTTGCAGTCACTGACCGACAAGCCCTTCAACATCAATGTCTTCGTGCATCAGGCCCCCGTTCATGACACAGAACGTCAAACGGAATGGCTCAAATGGCTGACCCCTCACTTCCAGGCCTTCGACACAGAGCCTCCTACCCAGCTCGATGCGCTCTATACCAGCTTTGCCGATGATCCTGACATGTTGGCGATGTTACTCGAGACTCGTCCGCCGATTGTCAGCTTCCACTTCGGACTCCCCTCTTCGCAGGCCATTGCTGCCTTGAAGACAGCGGGCATCTCGCTCTTCGCAACGGCGACCTGCCTTGAGGAAGCCATCGCCATTGAACGAGCTGGTCTGGACGCCATCGTGGCGCAAGGGTTTGAAGCCGGGGGACATCGCGGCATGTTCGATCCACAAGCCGCAGATGCCGAGCTGAGTACTGCCGCATTGACACGGCTGCTGGTACATGAGACGCACCTGCCGATCATCGCCGCGGGCGGCATCATGGATGGTGCGGGCATTGCCGCTGCTCTCGCATGTGGCGCCGTGGCGGCACAGCTCGGCACCGTCTTCATCGCCTGCCCGGAATCCAGCGCCGATGACGCCTATCGAGACGCACTCACCGGGCCAGCAGCGCATCACACGCGAATGACCTCGATCGTCTCGGGCCGTCCCGCGCGCATTCTCGCCAACCGATTCGCCAGCCTGATGGAGGAGCCTTCACGCCTCACCCCACCGGACTATCCTCTGAGCTACGCGGCAGGCAAGGCGCTCAACGCCGCAGCCAGATCAAAAGGGGAAACCGGTTTCGGGGCGCAATGGGCGGGGCAAGGGGCCCCGCTGGCCAGGGCAATGCCAGCAGGCCAACTTACACAAACGCTGGGAGAGGAATACCACAGGGCATGCCAGGCGATGACATGTCCGGCGATACGCTGTTGAGTCACCCGTTCACTCGACCAATTCCAGCACCTTGCTCATGCCCTGGTGCATATGCTCATCGATATGCGCGAGCATGTCCGGCAGCGAGTCACCGGTGGCAAGCGCCACATAGCGGTCATGGGCTTCACGCGATGGGCCGGGCCGCTGATGGGCCCGCTGGTGAAGCACGAAATAACACTGCAGGTGCGGTCGTATACGCTCCCAATCCGCCAACAGGAATTCATTGCCCGAGACCTCGTGGCACCAACCATGCAGATGCAGCTCGGCGATGATGGCGCCTTCACTGTCACGCCGCCCGATGGCGTCGCTCAAGGCGTGCTGACGCCGAATCAGCTCGTCAGTCATCTGCACGGTCTTGATCGGCCAGAGAATATTGAAGGCCATTCTCTCCAGCCCCGCGCGATAGGCGTACAACTGGGCGAGATGGGCATGATCGAAATGACGGACTCGCACACCCTTGTAGGGCTCACTGACCAGCAACCCCGTACTCAGCAGATGGCGCAAGGCCTCTCGTACCGGCACCCGGCTGACGCCGAGTGCCTTGGAGAGATAGGCTTCAGTGAGCTTCATGCCCGGGACAAGAGTGCCCGACGCGATGAGGTCCTGGATCTGCTCAGCCACGCCCGACCACAGGGTGTCAGGGCGATGCAGCTTGCTGAAATCGTTCATGCCTTGCGAATCCCTCTGGTCACTTGCTCTCCTCAAGATAGGCTTCATAGAAGGCATTCAACTGCCGATAGGCCGGCCCCATTTCCCCTATTCCGATCGTGCGACCATCAATGCACACGACGGGGGTCAGACCGCCTAAGGTACCGGTCACGAAGGCCTCTTCGGCACTATACACTTCAGCCAAAGTGAAGTCCTTTTCCCGCACCACCAGGCCGTTGCTGGCCGCCAGGTCAATCACTGCCTTGCGGGTCAGGCCATTGAAGTTGCAAAGGCCGGTGGAGGTCCAGACTTCACCCTTGCGCACGATGAAGAAGTTGGTGGAGTTGCAGCTGGCCACGAAGCCACGGCTATCCAGCATCAAGGCTTCATCCGCCCCGGCGTGCAATGCCTGAATCAATGCCTGGATGAAGTTGAGACGACTGTGGGAATTCAGGCGCAGGTCGAAGACATCCGGTGTGCTGCAGCGGAAGGTCGAGGTGAACAGCTTGATACCCTTCTGCTTGCGCTCGACATCGATCTTCTTGTATTCCGCCACGACGACGACCGTCGGGCCCTCGAGCACGAAGCGCGGGTCCTGGTTGGGCGTGCTCTTCAAGCCACGCGACACCATCAGACGGATATGAACACCATCGTGCATGTCATTGACGCGCAGCGTCTCGCGGATGATGCCGATCATGTCGGCGCGGCTCATGCCAAGGTCCAGATCGATCGAATTGGCGCCCTCGAACAGACGATCCATATGCGCATCAATCGCCAACAGCTTGCCATTGATCAGACGCATCCCTTCCCAGATGCCATCCCCGAGCACGAAGCCACTGTCAAAGATCGAAACCGTCGCTTCGTTGCGCTTCTTGAACTCGCCATTGACGTAGATGAGGACGTCATCGTTGCGCGGATCGGAGACATACGCCTGAGAACTGATAGTGGACATGGCCATGATCAAGCTTCCTGAGAAAGAGGTGAAGTTGTGACGGAATGTGCGGAATTCAGGGCGCGGCGCCCCTTCCAGAACGCGAGCCCGGTCATGGCGCTGATGAGACAGCCAGCCATGAAGGCGAAGTGATAGAACAGGTACGGGAGGTAATCGAGGGTCGCCACGCCGGTGGTGGCCGCCATGAAGACAGCACCGCTGGTCCAGGGAATCATCGGGCAGGACAAGGTGCCACCGGCCTCGCAATTGCGCGAGAGCACCCGTCGCTCGATATCCTGCTGCTCATAGAGATTGCGAGTCATGGCCGAGGCCGTGAACAACGAGACATAGGCGGCGCCACCGAAGACTGAGCCGAAGAATCCGCAGGTCACGGTGATGAGGGTAAGGCTGACGTCCCCCTTCACCATCCGCGACAGACGATTGCCCACCGAACGGATGACGCCGAGGCTTTCCATCAGCCCGCCGAGTCCGAGCGCGAAGATGACGATGACGACCACCGGCAACATGGACTGGATGCCGCCGCGGCTGAGAATCCCGCCGATCGTGGAGCCTTCCAAGGTCTGGGAATAGCCCTGATACAGCGACATGGCAGCTTCGAGAGGCGTTGCGCCCTGCACCCACCAGGCACACAGCACACCGAGGAAGGCCCCTATCGCGATCACCGGAATGGCGGGCTTGCGTGCCATCAGAAGACCGAGGGTGATCAACAACGGCAACAGCAACATCGGGCTGATCACGAATAGGGCATCCAGGTCACTCAACATCACCTGAGCGGACTGCATGGCTTGGGTTGATGCCGCGGAATCCATGCCCAACAGGTAGAAGCCGCCCAGTACGAGCACACCGGCAGGCAAGCCAACCCAGGCCATGGAGCGCACGTGATCGATCAGGGAGACATCACACAGAGAGGACGACAGGATGGTGGTGTCGGACAGCGGGGAGATGGCGTCACCGACATAGGCGCCAGAGATCACGGCCCCTGCCACATAGGGCAGCGGAATCTCGAACCCCGCACCGACGCCCATCATCGCGACGCCGACAGTCCCCACCGAGGCAAAGGAGGTACCTGTGACCAGGCTGGTCAAGGCGCAGGCCAGAAACGCGATGGGCAGGAAGGTACCCGGGTGGACGAGACTCAGGCCGTAATAGATGACGGTCGGCACGATGCCACCCGCGATCCAGGAGCCGACCACCGCGCCCACACAGGTAATGATCAGCACGCCTTCCATGCCACGCATGATGCCTTTCATCAGGCCCGCCTGCAGGCTGGGGTACGGCACCTTCAACATCCAGCCACACAGCATCAGCAGGAACCAGGCAGCGAACAACGCCAGTGCCACCGGCACCTTGAGCAGCAGGACGCTGGACATCAATAGACAGAATGCCAGGAAGATTCCCGACAGGGATGCCCCGTTCAACTCCGGGACGGAGGGGTTTTCAGTTGTCATGACTGCACCTTCTTAGAATTGTATACAGTACACACTAACTCTATACCGACCTTCCCGAGAGGCGCAAGCAACTTGTGTGAGCCCATAGACTCGAGCCCCTCATCAGGGAGTGATGAGGGGCTCGAAGCATGCTGACCTTGTTGATTCATGCCATTGGCTTACTCCTTGGCTGCCTTTCGCTTTCTTGCTCCATTCTCTACTGCCCCCTCTCTGCTCCTACCTCTACTCCCCTCTCGACTCCGCTCTCTATCCCCCTCCTGCCTCTGTTCTCTGGCCTGCCACCATCGGGTCAGGCTGCGCATCGGCGTTATTTCTTCTGTATTTCAAGATGTTAATGACGGCAGCCAAACGCTTTACATGTGAATGA comes from bacterium Scap17 and encodes:
- a CDS encoding GntR family transcriptional regulator, which translates into the protein MPSMKPILRRASDQRDSQGMNDFSKLHRPDTLWSGVAEQIQDLIASGTLVPGMKLTEAYLSKALGVSRVPVREALRHLLSTGLLVSEPYKGVRVRHFDHAHLAQLYAYRAGLERMAFNILWPIKTVQMTDELIRRQHALSDAIGRRDSEGAIIAELHLHGWCHEVSGNEFLLADWERIRPHLQCYFVLHQRAHQRPGPSREAHDRYVALATGDSLPDMLAHIDEHMHQGMSKVLELVE
- a CDS encoding ubiquinone-dependent pyruvate dehydrogenase (catalyzes the formation of acetate from pyruvate); translated protein: MALTTSSSASVSEIIVDSLLEAGAKRCYGIVGDTINHFTDAIRRSEMEWVHVRHEEVAGFAAGGESFISGELSCCAGTCGPGSTHFLNGLIESHRNGAPVVFIASQIDTSEMGVGFPQDVDQKALYSQYCVFCEYLTNPENARRMVAIAAQKALAEGGVAVLIVPGDLFTQKPKGSLPWRAHRFTPVIRPGEQELAAVAEALNAPGKVSIYAGIGCQHAQEEVLALARRLKAPIAWTSRAKDFIEPDNELEVGMTGVFGLQGGYEAVADCDTLLLLGCSFAWTQFYPDKATVIQVDIDPGKIGLRHPVDFGVVGSAKDTCAALLTRVDPRDDRGWLDSCRKKYLEARDEAAVTSDDDHLIHPQELTLSLDRYASQDAVFTADGGSPMVWCLRHIRANGKRRTLPSLMHGTMANAYPQAIGIQKAYPQRQVIAMCGDGGLAMLMGDLLTLKQEKIPLKIVIFNNSTLGFVELEQKVDGILDSYTELENPDFSLLAQSMGLWGRRVEEKHELDEAVQSLLAQEGPGILEVKVNRMELVMPPHIEAGQVASTALYSAKAVLNGRMDDVVDLVRNNFTKR
- the nhaC gene encoding Na+/H+ antiporter NhaC, whose product is MTTENPSVPELNGASLSGIFLAFCLLMSSVLLLKVPVALALFAAWFLLMLCGWMLKVPYPSLQAGLMKGIMRGMEGVLIITCVGAVVGSWIAGGIVPTVIYYGLSLVHPGTFLPIAFLACALTSLVTGTSFASVGTVGVAMMGVGAGFEIPLPYVAGAVISGAYVGDAISPLSDTTILSSSLCDVSLIDHVRSMAWVGLPAGVLVLGGFYLLGMDSAASTQAMQSAQVMLSDLDALFVISPMLLLPLLITLGLLMARKPAIPVIAIGAFLGVLCAWWVQGATPLEAAMSLYQGYSQTLEGSTIGGILSRGGIQSMLPVVVIVIFALGLGGLMESLGVIRSVGNRLSRMVKGDVSLTLITVTCGFFGSVFGGAAYVSLFTASAMTRNLYEQQDIERRVLSRNCEAGGTLSCPMIPWTSGAVFMAATTGVATLDYLPYLFYHFAFMAGCLISAMTGLAFWKGRRALNSAHSVTTSPLSQEA
- a CDS encoding nitronate monooxygenase, with the protein product MGELLGVELPIIQAPMAGVTTPQLAAAVCNAGGLGSLGAGATDAAGARRMIQELQSLTDKPFNINVFVHQAPVHDTERQTEWLKWLTPHFQAFDTEPPTQLDALYTSFADDPDMLAMLLETRPPIVSFHFGLPSSQAIAALKTAGISLFATATCLEEAIAIERAGLDAIVAQGFEAGGHRGMFDPQAADAELSTAALTRLLVHETHLPIIAAGGIMDGAGIAAALACGAVAAQLGTVFIACPESSADDAYRDALTGPAAHHTRMTSIVSGRPARILANRFASLMEEPSRLTPPDYPLSYAAGKALNAAARSKGETGFGAQWAGQGAPLARAMPAGQLTQTLGEEYHRACQAMTCPAIRC
- a CDS encoding aminotransferase class IV — encoded protein: MIMAMSTISSQAYVSDPRNDDVLIYVNGEFKKRNEATVSIFDSGFVLGDGIWEGMRLINGKLLAIDAHMDRLFEGANSIDLDLGMSRADMIGIIRETLRVNDMHDGVHIRLMVSRGLKSTPNQDPRFVLEGPTVVVVAEYKKIDVERKQKGIKLFTSTFRCSTPDVFDLRLNSHSRLNFIQALIQALHAGADEALMLDSRGFVASCNSTNFFIVRKGEVWTSTGLCNFNGLTRKAVIDLAASNGLVVREKDFTLAEVYSAEEAFVTGTLGGLTPVVCIDGRTIGIGEMGPAYRQLNAFYEAYLEESK